AAAATGATAAATCCATCCATGCATTCATACACAAGAGAATTATTGTTTGATATGATTttctttatattaataatatttattgttTTGCTCTACTCCACATTTATTTCACTTTGTTTGTCATACATATAATCCAcaacattttgcttgtaaaacaaTATCTGCATCTTGTACCTAAATTACAAGGTAGATTATTGTTTTCTTCAGATGGGCATAAATGATTTAGCAAACAAAATCTATATGCCACAGAAGTCTGTCAAAATCATTACAAATTTTGTGTGTTCATAGTTTGACTTGAATAATAGATCAACAGAAGCACTCCAAGGATGGTCCCAATGACTCACAAAGTTGAGTCACTTGGGTCCATGGATCATTTTCCTTGTTTGTGGTCCTAAGCTGAGATGATGATATCAAATACTACAATATATCTAGCTTGTTTGCTTTGATAAAGAAATGGTGGACAATCAAATCTTTCTCCGTAGGAACTCGACAAGACCACTTCCATACTCGTGTCAATTCGAAGTCTAGCATAAAGATTGAAATAAAAGTTTGAATGATACATGCGCGACTTCAATTCATATGCTGGATTTGGATGCTTGACTTATAACTTGATAAGATAAGATAAGATGTATTAATGATGATGATTGGGtactaattaaatatttaaatattaatatttatgcATATTCAAATCTTGGatattgattttgataaaaataaatatttaagattttatttttaatcctcCCTCCTCTCATCGCAAAGCTGTAGTATTTTACATACGTTATGAGAAGGTAACACCTTCAAGAGTTAATTTCAGCTCAATATGATAACACTAGATGAATTAGAGATCATATTCTCTatttgattaataaaattattatcatcAACACCTTAGGCATGAATGTTAATAAATTATTCGTTatgtaatttattcttaattcattTTCTTCACAATTTAGGTCATTCAAGAtccactataatacaaataaaaatCGATGAAACTTGAATGAATTAATCAATATACGTGTGCGAAGAAattcatattaaaataaaaaaaggctcATGATATTTTTATTGTTTCTCGAGGACTTAGTAACATAAAAAGAAGATAAAGTATTATCTAGCTAAGAAGCTTATTGGGTCGAGAAGTTTTGCTCGGTATTTAGAAAATAAAGTCTGACATATGAAGAAGGATTGCACTAAATATAAGGGTTGGTTCAAAAAATAAGATTGAACGTTAAGTTTGTATGTTTTGAATCAAATATTATTGAATTTCCTTCTAATACTTAATGAATAGATTTGGGTGTTTTAACTCATATTACTAATAATATGTAATGATTCCTTGTAACTCaaagtttaaaaaaatttattactaTAAGGAATCATCTCAAAATGAAGGTGATAGTAGTGACAACTTATAGCTTGATGGATCTTGAAGAAGTTTTTTATGTTTctttaatttctaaaattttagattttatttttaaattagatgaATTGAGATATATTCTTTCTTTTAGTTCTTAAAAACTTAACATattttataattcaataaaagttggttctaaaattttataagatagcttatatagaattaatttgaatcCTAAATTTAAGAAAACTTTAACAACCTTACAATTGAATGTTGAATAAAGCATAGTTCTATTAATTAAAGGTTCTCTATACTGTGGTATAGATATTTAGGATATATCTCCGAAAAAATGAATGAGAGATTAATAAAGgatagaaatttaaaaaatctaGACTTCGTTAATTTTGATATGAATAGATTAAATTAAAGAAAAGCAAACCCAACATATCAAGAAAAATACCATAAGAAATAAAGAACTCCTTGATATACATATTAATATTTGTATACTACTCCATATTTCATGTTTTAGTGGagaatgatattttattaaaaagtcAAGCTGTTAATATCTTTGAGGTGTACACGTGAAGTGAAGTGTTTGTCTTGTATCTTTTTTGGTTTATGAGTTAAAATGGAAGAATGTTAATTATATACAGTTTATAATTTAATTAGTAAGATATATTAaagataataattagattttaatcaAAACATGAACATCGATATTTATATACATCCAGATCTTAAATATTGATCTTGATCAAAGAAAATATCTAAGATTTCTTTTCTAGGTTAGTCTTAGAAGCGTAATCGGCACTCAAGCTGGTTCGGAACTTAGCCAGAAGGTGGAAGAGCAGTTTCAAGACTCAAAAACCTTGAAATAAGATATCTTTTCCGATGAAGATTTAATTGCGACCCTGATTCAGTCCCTGCcatcaaagttttcttcttcaACATCTCGCTAAATCTCTCTCCACCCCACACGGGAAGACGTCTGATCGAAGAAGATGACTCACCATCACACGTTTGTTCATGGCGGAAGAAGAGGACTGGGAATGTGCCTCCAAAGATTAGACGCAGTCATTTTAGCTCAATCGTTCAAGGCGACGGAAGCAATGACGTGCCTCCTTGACCGGACTCCATTGATTCATTCTATAAGGAATCGATTATAAGAAacacttaataatttcaaaaaaagTTTACCGGAtaacctcagcaaatttcaacaaaatgaatGCTCAAATTCAACGTGACATAGATCTAAAAATACAGGAAAAataccccaagattgtgacacaaatgagTCTCAAATATGGTCCCCTTGTCACGTCACGTTATGCAGAATGACAATAAACTGTGAGACACACGAATGATCTAAATTATTGCACATCCATGTTAATCCATCCTTTCAGATAGATAAGTTTTGTTGAGAAAGTTGGGAAGATTTAGCAACTAAGACCAACAAGAACTTGATCTCAATTTTATCGTCCACATCCCAAGGCCTCATTTTCTTGAGCTTTAATTATCCTTTTATAATCTTTCGAGTCACTATCATTTCTTTTCCTACGAGTCTTAATTATTGTCACTGGTGCTCCAAATTCCTCATCACTAATGCTACTTGTGGCCGAAAATTAATTTGTAATCAGCAATtttttgcatgtctttctttccacCACACAAGAACAAATTTTGTGTTCCTCCTACTTTATCTATACAAGGAGAATAAGAGGGACAACTCTGGAGTTTGTAGCTTCTCTGCAAGCCTCTCCGCTACAATGCTCCCTCTCCAAGAAAGAGTTCCCCTCAAGAACTCTCTACAAAAACTCTCGGATGTGCTTGTTCTgtctctcctcctctccctcctcgcTTACCGTCTCATCTCACTCCATCGCCATGCCCGGATTTGGCTCATAGCCTTCACCTGCGAGTCGTGGTTCACCTTCGTGTGGCTCCTCTACATGAACGCTAAATGGACCCGTGTGACCTACAAAACCTTTCCCCAACACTTGTCAGAGATGTACGATTCAACGTTTGACGACGCTTTCGATCATTGCTGTTGCTTACCTTTCGTTTCCTGTTGTTTGCACAGTTACCACGATCTCCCAGCCGTGGACGTGTTCGTCACCACCGCAGACCCGACGCTCGAGCCTCCTATCGTCACCGCCAACACCGTGCTCTCCTTGCTGGCCGTGGATTACCCCTTTCACAAGCTGTCATGCTATGTCTCCGACGACGCAGCGTCGCCCATCACCTTCTACTCTCTCGTCGAGTCCGCCAAGTTCGCGAAGCTTTGGGTTCCCTTCTGCAAGAAACATAACGTGAGAGTGAGAGCACCTTCTGTGTACTTCTCCACTGAACCACAACCCTCACACAGTCCCTCCTCGGACTACATGAGAGAATGGAGACGTATCAAGGTCGGTCGATTACTTTAAGCTCGATGAAATGCTACAAAATGTTCTTGAGTTAACGTCTTGATTTGTAGGATGAGTACGAGGAACTAATTCGAAGAATTGAGGCCGCAAACGAAGACCAAATCCTACCTCGCGTGGCTGATGGGTCCAAAGACTTCCTGAAGACTGAGCGCAGAGACCACCCAAGCATGGTCGAGGTAATTAGTGTGTTGCCTTAAGAATCATGCCAACCAGTGTTGTCTTAAGAGCTACTGCGAGAGTTTCCTATTTGGCAAGGTTATATGGGAGAACAAAGAAGGATCCGAAGATGGCTTTCCACACCTAATTTATGTGGCTAGAGAGAAGAAGCCAAAGCAGTCACATCAGTACAAAGCTGGCGCCATGAATGTTCTGGTAATCTATATCCATTCAAGGAACTCTATTTAATTTGCTTTGCCCTAAATGAGACTAATGTTACGTGCCTGCCATGCTTTGACAGACTAGGGTGTCAGGCGTGATGACAAATGCGCCGTTCATGCTCAACGTGGACTGCGACATGTTCGCCAACAACCCGGAGGTCGTACTCCACGGGATGTGCCTCCTGCTGGGAGTCGACGACGAGGTGTTCAGTGGGTTCGCCCAGGCGCCGCAGCAGTTCTATGGAGCTCTCAAGGATGATCCCTTCGGAAACCAGTTGGTGGTGTTGTCGAAGGTCTGCAACCCAAGTTCTCTCTTTCTCTGACCATCAAATGGTTATAAGAATCGTCTTCCCCGTTTCGTTGTCGATGTCGAAGGTGACAGTGTCTTCGTCTGTTTCAGAAAATTCTGCCTGGGTTGCAAGGGCTTCAAGGTCCGTTCTATACAGGAACAGGATGCTTTCATCGAAGAAAAGTCATATATGGTTCGCCACCTGGTCCTCCAAGCATTGAGAAGCGAGGTATCCTAACCTTTCACTAATTGATCTCAAGATCAGTTCTTCTTATTGTTCCTTTTGTCCTTGTGATTTCGTTAGCTTTTTGTTCCATCAATAAAAACCTATGATTGGGCAGGTAATTTATCTTGTGAAGAGCTTGAAATGATCTACGGCAACTCCTTGGAATTTGTGGAGTCGGCTCTCCAGATTACCTCGGGTTACGGTAAGGGATTGCCTGCCAGCCTTTCGAGTCGCGTCGAAGCGGCGAAGAAGGTTGCAGATTGTGCTTACGAGGTCAACACGTCCTGGGGCAGAGAGGTAATTACCTTGATGCATTCTTCCCGCAGATGACTCGAGAAATCATTGAATATGGAGACAGAGATGAGCGGTTTCGTATGGCTAAGACTTTTCGTCTGATGTCTCGCAGATTGGTTGGGTCTATGGTTCGATCACAGAGGATATCCTCACTGGGCTGAGGATCCATTCCATGGGCTGGAGGTCGATATCTATGACGCCGGAGCCACCTGCATTCCTCGGCTGTGCCCCGACGGGAGGCCCGGCGAGCTTGACGCAGTTCAAGAGGTGGGCGACCGGCCTCCTCGAGATCCTACTCAGCAGGAGAAGCCCAATCCTCGCGGTCATGGAAGAAAAGATCATGTTGCGGCAGTGCTTGGCCTATCTGCTCATCCTTGTCTGGCCTCTGCGATCCGTCTTCGAACTCTGTTACGCTCTGCTCCCTGCCTACTGCCTCCTTGCAGACTCTGCTTTCTTGCCCAAGGTAATCAGGTCAGCTTCTGTAGGCTCGACGTAGCTTCAAGCACCGATGACATGAATTGCGGTGACGTTCTTGCAGGCATCAGAGCTCGGTTTTCTCGTACCCATGGCCCTCTTCCTCATCTACAACGTGTACACGCTGACAGAATACTTCCAATATGGCCTGTCGATCCGAGCATGGTGGAACAACCAGCGGATGCAGAGGATCTACGCCCAGACTTCATGGTTGCTCGGCTTCTTCAGCGCGCTCCTCAAAATCATGGGCTTCTCAGAGACCATCTTCGAGGTCACCCGAAAGGACCAGCCAAAGCCCACCGACGTCACCGGCGCCGACGACCCCGGACGGTTCACCTTCGACTCCTCGCCGGTGTTCGTGTCCGGGACGGCCGTCATGCTCATCAACCTGACCGCGCTCGTCGTCGGCTCGATGCGAGTTCTCTGGCAGGCCGAGGCCGGAGAGCTCGGGCCGGGGATCGGGGAGTTCGTTTGCAGCGCGTGGGTTCTGCTCAGCTTCTGGCCCTTCGTGAGGGGGCTTGTGGGGAGGGGGAGCTACGGCATTCCTTGGTCTGTCATCTGCAAGGCTGCGGTGCCGGTTTGCTTCTTCTTGCAGATGTGTAGAAATGCATGATGGATTGCTACTTCCAAGTCAATGGTGGTTTGAATTTGTTGCCAAAACaacatctcatgcatgaaatattGCTGTCTTTATTTATGTATAGACTTGATTTTTGTATCATGGATATACAGTGATGTTTGATGTCACCACCCTTGTCCTAATAGCTTAAGTTCCGTTTGAGAAGCTACAAATCATTTAGATTAGCAGTTTCTCTCCTAAATATTCATGTTTGTCCAAGGTTTAATGCTCTTTTTCTTGCCTCTTGTGCATCTCCAAAGTAACTATTGGAGAGAATGTTCTATACAGAAGCTAATGAATCAAACCAATGAAGAATTGGACAGAATCACAAAATGAATTACTTATAAAATAAAACAGCTATCGGATGCAACTGTACAAAAAATCTCTATCTTTGAAGGACCAATCAGATATCAAAAaagaattatttatattattaagaACATATGACCAGATAGTAATTTGTTCTTCACAAGATCCATTTCCTGCAACAACAACATCACACGAGCACTGTGACCACTCAAACAAAAGCTATATTGTAAATGCTTCCCTTGCATTGAGGTGAAGACCATGTTCTAGGGAATAAACTTGGTGAAGATGCTTTGGTCCTAGCATGAAGAAAGCCAAAGTATCATCTCACCAACAGCCAACTTGTAGATCTCTTCAATCATCAATGTCTCAGGGAACTGATCAGAAGCACCAGTAGCCTGTTAAAACAGTAGAAATAGAATGCCACTTCAAGTTCAAATATATTTAGAATATCCCTGAATCTAGTTAATTGTTAATGATTTATAATGGTTATATTAGTTGGCAAAGACATTGTCGACTCATAGATATTCTATGTTTGGATTGAAAATGCaccatatttatcatttttttgggcaaaagaggagagagaagacaCTGTATACTGCCTGTCATACTTACACGGGCATGGATCATGAACATGCTTCTGAAGCAGTCGGAGGATATACTGGCAGAAACCACCTCCAGCTTGTGCTTCTCCATCACACAGAGGATGGTGGAGAAGAGCCCCGGTTTCCTGGAAGTGCAGACGCTGATGTGTGCGTCCTCTCCGGTCACGCTCAGCACCACATTGGGCGAAGACCAGGTCTGGAAGGATTGAGGGAACCGGGTGACCGACACAGCCGTCGGAGAGTTCATCGCCGACGGCCAGAACTTGCCATGATCAGCCAAGAACGCTTCCCTGTTGGTGTCTGACGCTTGCGATTGCAGCGCCGCTGCCGAAGAAGGCTCGTCGTAGACGACGCCTCCCGTTCGTTCTTGTTTCTTCTTCTGGAGCTTCTGAAGGTTTTGCTGGAGGGTCTTGATGTAGTTCACTGCTTCGTCGACGATCGTTGATTTGTCGGCCTACCCACAAGCAAATTAAAGGGGATCAACTTGGAGAAGCTATACGTTTGACGTGCATGTAAGGTTATTGGCACTGCTCTGCATTTATTGCAGAACCTCAAGCAAACGCGTCAATTCTCTATCTTTCTCATTCGCTCGCTCACTCATTGTTCGCATCAGTACACCAATGCAGCCTACTCTTCTCTGTCAGAGACTGCGGCTCGCTATGAAACGTATACCAACCGATCTCCACTTCTCTTCTTGCTATGACTACTAACAAGAACAGAGATGCTAACCAGACAAAAATGCAAAACCATCACTTCTTGGAATCACTGGAAACAAACAACTCATACAATCAGATCCAAAAGAAGCATAACAAAAGCTTAGTAGGTACCTTTGGTGGTAACTGCGGAAGAAGGGCATGAAGACTAGAGAACATGttcctcatcttcttcctcctttctctctcAGTCCAGATATGCATCTCGTGGTCCGAATCCCCGACACCGCCTTTCCCCTCGGAGGAGCCCTTCGATGCCCCATTGTGAGCCCGCTTCTCACCCATCAATGGCACAGGACCGGTGGGACTGTTCGAGCACGAACGATCCGGTGCTCGAGTTGCAGCCACCTTTACATTGCACCCGCCGTCGGAATTCTCCGTGTTGGAGAATATCCAGTGTTGGTCATCGCGCCCGAGCCCCACTCGATCTGCCCCTCCCCCACCGTCACCTTCTCCTCCTGC
This genomic stretch from Musa acuminata AAA Group cultivar baxijiao chromosome BXJ3-9, Cavendish_Baxijiao_AAA, whole genome shotgun sequence harbors:
- the LOC103997517 gene encoding transcription factor bHLH95; the encoded protein is MHIWTERERRKKMRNMFSSLHALLPQLPPKADKSTIVDEAVNYIKTLQQNLQKLQKKKQERTGGVVYDEPSSAAALQSQASDTNREAFLADHGKFWPSAMNSPTAVSVTRFPQSFQTWSSPNVVLSVTGEDAHISVCTSRKPGLFSTILCVMEKHKLEVVSASISSDCFRSMFMIHARATGASDQFPETLMIEEIYKLAVGEMILWLSSC
- the LOC103997422 gene encoding cellulose synthase-like protein H1, with amino-acid sequence MLPLQERVPLKNSLQKLSDVLVLSLLLSLLAYRLISLHRHARIWLIAFTCESWFTFVWLLYMNAKWTRVTYKTFPQHLSEIYHDLPAVDVFVTTADPTLEPPIVTANTVLSLLAVDYPFHKLSCYVSDDAASPITFYSLVESAKFAKLWVPFCKKHNVRVRAPSVYFSTEPQPSHSPSSDYMREWRRIKDEYEELIRRIEAANEDQILPRVADGSKDFLKTERRDHPSMVEVIWENKEGSEDGFPHLIYVAREKKPKQSHQYKAGAMNVLTRVSGVMTNAPFMLNVDCDMFANNPEVVLHGMCLLLGVDDEVFSGFAQAPQQFYGALKDDPFGNQLVVLSKKILPGLQGLQGPFYTGTGCFHRRKVIYGSPPGPPSIEKRGNLSCEELEMIYGNSLEFVESALQITSGYGKGLPASLSSRVEAAKKVADCAYEVNTSWGREIGWVYGSITEDILTGLRIHSMGWRSISMTPEPPAFLGCAPTGGPASLTQFKRWATGLLEILLSRRSPILAVMEEKIMLRQCLAYLLILVWPLRSVFELCYALLPAYCLLADSAFLPKASELGFLVPMALFLIYNVYTLTEYFQYGLSIRAWWNNQRMQRIYAQTSWLLGFFSALLKIMGFSETIFEVTRKDQPKPTDVTGADDPGRFTFDSSPVFVSGTAVMLINLTALVVGSMRVLWQAEAGELGPGIGEFVCSAWVLLSFWPFVRGLVGRGSYGIPWSVICKAAVPVCFFLQMCRNA